From one Triticum aestivum cultivar Chinese Spring chromosome 4B, IWGSC CS RefSeq v2.1, whole genome shotgun sequence genomic stretch:
- the LOC123091976 gene encoding 40S ribosomal protein S21 produces the protein MQNEVGDMVDLYIPRKCSATNRIITAKDHASVQINIGHVDENGLYDGRFTTFALSGFVRAQGDADGSLDRLWQKRKAEIKQL, from the exons ATGCAGAACGAGGTGGGTGACATGGTGGACCTCTACATCCCCAGGAAGTG CTCGGCCACCAACAGGATCATCACGGCCAAGGACCACGCCTCTGTCCAGATCAACATTGGTCACGTTGATGAGAATGGCCTCTATGATGGCCGCTTCACCACCTTTGCTCTCTCTGGGTTTGTCCGTGCTCAG GGTGATGCTGATGGCTCCCTGGACAGGCtgtggcagaagaggaaggctGAGATCAAGCAGCTCTAG
- the LOC123091975 gene encoding cell cycle checkpoint control protein RAD9B, which produces MELSMSGGALRTFSRCVTCLARIGSDLVFQAYPDKLELHTLNSSRSAFASVSLMRDFFDHFHLPADADAAPSSTPLQCSVLLKSVLAVLRTPTSAIDRLNASLPNSQASKLEFVIHCVSGRKKTHRISCSAESDVQTLALDRNGFPSRLAIRPRDLTRLLSNFQSSLQELTVIATEPAARLPGVGDGAGGKAVELLSYIDPTKDDYDCRLHTQLWIDPAEEFLEYEHAGDPVDVTFGVKELKAFLTFCEGCEVDILLFYQKAGEPVLLAPRFGFDDGSSSNFDVTLVLATMLVSQLNDGSVPQQPPTSAHHAEEPRAAAAAPSPVPENVSNHTRIWSELSGVTPKSFEANAENRAQKERNGRANVLNDTSVLPTTNAPCKLRVTDNANYVEQPVQMDHLEEPPEVVVDNPRSQHHPSNWVGADEDDDDEEDEELFVQTTPHYMD; this is translated from the exons ATGGAGCTGTCGATGAGCGGCGGCGCGCTGCGGACCTTCTCCCGCTGCGTCACCTGCCTcgcccgcatcggctccgacctcGTCTTCCAGGCCTACCCCGACAAG CTGGAGCTGCACACGCTCAACAGCTCGCGGTCGGCGTTCGCGTCCGTCTCCCTCATGCGCGACTTCTTCGACCACTTCCACCTgcccgccgacgccgacgccgcgccGTCCTCCACGCCGCTCCAGTGCAGCGTCCTCCTCAAGTCCGTCCTCGCTGTGCTCCGCACGCCCACCTCCGCGATCGACCGCCTCAACGCTTCGCTCCCAAACTCCCAAGCGTCCAAGCTCGAGTTCGTCATCCACTGCGTCAGCG GGCGTAAGAAGACGCACCGGATCTCGTGCAGCGCGGAGTCCGACGTGCAGACTCTGGCGCTCGACCGCAACGGCTTCCCCAGCCGCCTCGCCATACGGCCACGGGACCTCACGCGCCTGCTCTCCAATTTCCAGTCCTCGCTGCAGGAGCTCACCGTTATTGCCACCGAGCCTGCTGCACGGTTGCCTGGCGTCGGTGATGGCGCTGGGGGGAAGGCAGTCGAGCTCCTAAGCTACATCGACCCGACCAAAG ATGACTACGACTGTAGGCTGCACACACAACTGTGGATCGATCCAGCAGAGGAGTTCTTGGAGTATGAGCATGCTGGTGATCCCGTAGATGTCACATTTGGGGTGAAAGAATTGAAG GCATTTTTAACATTTTGTGAAGGATGTGAGGTTGATATTCTCCTATTCTATCAGAAGGCTGGCGA ACCTGTCCTGTTGGCTCCAAGATTTGGATTCGATGATGGATCAAGTTCTAATTTCGATGTAACTCTAGTTCTAGCCACTATGCTTGTATCACAACTAAATGATGGCAGTGTTCCTCAGCAGCCACCTACGTCAGCACATCATGCAGAAGAACCAAGGGCTGCCGCTGCTGCACCATCGCCAGTTCCAGAAAATGTCTCAAACCATACAAGAATATGGTCAGAGCTTTCAG GTGTTACTCCCAAAAGCTTTGAAGCTAACGCAGAAAATCGTGCCCAAAAGGAGAGAAATGGAAGAGCTAACGTACTGAATGACACATCAGTGCTTCCCACTACCAATGCTCCCTGCAAGCTACGAGTGACAGATAACGCAAACTATGT AGAGCAGCCTGTGCAAATGGATCACTTGGAAGAGCCTCCTG AAGTTGTGGTTGATAACCCTCGTTCGCAGCATCACCCAAGCAACTGGGTAGGTGCCGAcgaagacgatgatgatgaagaagatgaggagCTTTTTGTCCAAACAACACCTCACTACATGGACTAA